A single window of Nocardia sp. NBC_01327 DNA harbors:
- a CDS encoding glutamate racemase, producing the protein MIVALIDSGLGMLPTGAWLRKLRPDIDLLLMMDPDGAPWGPKPEQWVTERVLETARTALREGAEVIVVPCNTASVTSLEPLRAEVGPGVPVIGTVPAIKPAAAACRKVAVWATAATTASAYQADLITRFGGDAEVTGVACHGLADAIDRGDLPAIAEAITGAAARTPADTEGIVLGCTHYPLVIDAILAALPSGIRVFDSAEAVAGQTLRRMDALGRPMTGTAATRVLTSNRPGEMPSAAAAFDSGRLLGATLRPLGSTPFA; encoded by the coding sequence GTGATCGTCGCGCTCATAGACTCCGGACTGGGGATGCTGCCCACGGGGGCGTGGTTGCGGAAACTGCGGCCCGATATCGATCTGCTGCTGATGATGGACCCCGACGGCGCGCCGTGGGGACCGAAACCCGAGCAGTGGGTCACCGAACGCGTGCTCGAAACCGCCCGCACCGCACTGCGCGAAGGCGCGGAAGTCATTGTGGTGCCGTGCAATACGGCCAGTGTCACCTCGCTGGAGCCGCTGCGGGCCGAGGTCGGGCCGGGCGTGCCGGTGATCGGCACCGTGCCCGCCATCAAACCCGCCGCGGCGGCTTGCCGGAAGGTAGCGGTCTGGGCGACCGCGGCCACCACCGCCAGCGCGTACCAGGCCGACCTCATCACCCGCTTCGGCGGAGACGCCGAAGTCACCGGAGTCGCGTGCCACGGCCTCGCCGACGCCATCGATCGCGGTGACCTGCCCGCCATCGCCGAGGCGATCACCGGGGCCGCCGCGCGCACCCCCGCGGACACCGAGGGCATCGTCCTGGGCTGCACCCACTATCCGCTGGTCATCGACGCCATTCTGGCCGCACTCCCCTCGGGCATCCGGGTCTTCGACAGTGCCGAAGCCGTCGCCGGGCAGACGCTGCGCCGCATGGACGCACTCGGCAGGCCCATGACCGGCACCGCCGCCACCCGCGTCCTCACCAGCAACCGGCCCGGTGAGATGCCCTCGGCCGCAGCCGCTTTCGACTCCGGACGGCTGCTCGGCGCGACGCTGCGGCCGCTCGGATCGACGCCTTTCGCCTGA
- the fusA gene encoding elongation factor G, with protein sequence MAQDVLTDLNKVRNIGIMAHIDAGKTTTTERILFYTGITYKIGEVHDGAATMDWMAQEQERGITITSAATTCFWKNNQINIIDTPGHVDFTVEVERSLRVLDGAVAVFDGKEGVEPQSEQVWRQADKYDVPRICFVNKMDKLGADFYYTVQTIKDRLGARPLVIQLPIGAEDSFEGIVDLVENNAKVWRGETKLGEEYEVVEIPADLVEKAADYRQQLLETVAESDEALLEKFFGGEELSIEEIKGAIRKMTVNSELYPVLCGSAFKNKGVQPMLDAVIDYLPTPLDVESVTGHVPGKEDQVLTRRPSVEEPFAALAFKIATHPFFGKLTYIRVYSGRVDSGAQVINATKGRKERLGKLFQMHSNKENPVPEGVAGHIYAVIGLKDTTTGDTLCDPQNQIVLESMTFPDPVIQVAIEPKTKADQEKLGGAIQKFAEEDPTFNVKLDQETGQTIIGGMGELQLDIYVDRMKREFKVEANIGKPQVAYRETITKTVEKHEYTHKKQTGGSGQFARVIISVEPLTDAEDGATYEFQNKVTGGRVPREYIPSVDAGIQDAMQYGVLAGFPLVNVRAALLDGAYHEVDSSEMAFKIAGSAALKEAARKAGPVILEPLMAVEVITPEDYMGEVIGDLNSRRGQIQAMEERSGARIVKALVPLSEMFGYIGDLRSKTQGRANFSMVFASYAEVPANVAKEIIAKATGE encoded by the coding sequence GTGGCACAGGACGTGCTCACCGACCTCAACAAGGTCCGCAACATCGGCATCATGGCCCACATCGATGCCGGTAAGACGACCACCACCGAACGCATCCTCTTCTACACCGGTATCACGTACAAGATCGGTGAGGTGCACGACGGCGCCGCCACGATGGACTGGATGGCGCAGGAGCAGGAACGCGGCATCACCATCACGTCGGCCGCGACGACCTGTTTCTGGAAGAACAACCAGATCAACATCATCGACACCCCGGGTCACGTCGACTTCACCGTCGAGGTGGAGCGTTCGCTCCGCGTGCTCGATGGCGCCGTTGCCGTCTTCGACGGCAAAGAAGGTGTCGAGCCGCAGTCCGAGCAGGTGTGGCGTCAGGCCGATAAGTACGACGTGCCGCGTATCTGCTTCGTGAACAAGATGGACAAGCTCGGTGCTGATTTCTACTACACCGTGCAGACCATCAAGGATCGCCTGGGCGCGCGCCCGCTGGTGATCCAGCTGCCGATCGGCGCCGAGGATTCCTTCGAGGGCATCGTCGACCTGGTCGAGAACAATGCCAAGGTCTGGCGCGGCGAGACCAAGCTCGGCGAAGAGTACGAGGTCGTCGAGATCCCGGCCGATCTGGTCGAGAAGGCCGCTGATTACCGTCAGCAGCTGCTCGAGACCGTCGCCGAGTCCGACGAGGCACTGCTCGAGAAGTTCTTCGGCGGTGAGGAGCTCTCGATCGAGGAGATCAAGGGCGCCATCCGCAAGATGACCGTCAACTCCGAGCTCTACCCGGTGCTGTGCGGTTCGGCGTTCAAGAACAAGGGCGTTCAGCCCATGCTCGACGCCGTCATCGACTACCTGCCGACCCCGCTGGATGTGGAGTCCGTCACGGGCCACGTTCCGGGCAAGGAAGATCAGGTTCTGACTCGCCGTCCGAGCGTCGAGGAGCCGTTCGCGGCCCTGGCGTTCAAGATCGCGACGCACCCCTTCTTCGGCAAGCTGACCTACATTCGCGTGTACTCCGGCCGGGTCGATTCCGGTGCCCAGGTCATCAATGCGACCAAGGGCCGGAAGGAGCGTCTGGGCAAGCTGTTCCAGATGCACTCCAACAAGGAGAACCCGGTGCCCGAGGGCGTCGCCGGCCACATTTATGCGGTCATCGGCCTCAAGGACACCACCACGGGTGACACCCTGTGCGATCCGCAGAACCAGATCGTGCTGGAGTCCATGACCTTCCCGGACCCGGTTATCCAGGTCGCGATCGAGCCGAAGACCAAGGCCGATCAGGAGAAGCTCGGCGGCGCGATCCAGAAGTTCGCCGAAGAGGACCCGACCTTCAACGTGAAGCTCGATCAGGAGACCGGCCAGACCATCATCGGTGGTATGGGCGAGCTCCAGCTCGATATCTACGTGGACCGCATGAAGCGCGAGTTCAAGGTCGAGGCCAATATCGGCAAGCCTCAGGTGGCGTACCGCGAGACCATCACCAAGACGGTCGAGAAGCACGAGTACACCCACAAGAAGCAGACCGGTGGCTCGGGCCAGTTCGCCCGCGTGATCATCTCTGTGGAGCCGTTGACCGATGCCGAGGACGGCGCGACCTACGAGTTCCAGAACAAGGTCACCGGTGGCCGCGTTCCGCGTGAGTACATCCCTTCCGTGGACGCTGGTATCCAGGACGCCATGCAGTACGGCGTGCTTGCCGGCTTCCCGCTGGTGAATGTGCGTGCCGCGCTGCTCGACGGCGCCTACCACGAGGTCGACTCCTCGGAAATGGCGTTCAAGATCGCCGGCTCCGCCGCCCTCAAGGAAGCGGCCCGCAAGGCCGGTCCGGTGATTCTCGAGCCGCTCATGGCGGTCGAGGTCATCACGCCCGAGGACTACATGGGCGAAGTGATCGGCGACCTGAACTCTCGCCGTGGCCAGATCCAGGCCATGGAGGAGCGCAGTGGTGCCCGTATCGTCAAGGCGCTGGTTCCGCTGTCTGAGATGTTCGGCTACATCGGTGACCTGCGGTCGAAGACCCAGGGCCGGGCCAACTTCTCCATGGTGTTCGCTTCGTACGCGGAGGTTCCGGCCAACGTGGCGAAAGAGATCATCGCCAAGGCAACCGGCGAGTAG
- the rpsL gene encoding 30S ribosomal protein S12: MPTINQLVRKGRRDKVTKTKTAALKESPQRRGVCTRVYTTTPKKPNSALRKVARVRLTSAVEVTAYIPGEGHNLQEHSMVLVRGGRVKDLPGVRYKIIRGSLDTQGVKNRKQARSKYGAKKEKS; encoded by the coding sequence ATGCCAACCATCAACCAGCTGGTCCGCAAGGGTCGTCGCGACAAGGTCACCAAGACCAAGACCGCGGCCCTCAAGGAGAGCCCGCAGCGTCGTGGCGTGTGCACCCGCGTGTACACCACGACTCCGAAGAAGCCGAACTCCGCGCTGCGTAAGGTCGCGCGTGTTCGCCTGACCAGCGCGGTCGAGGTCACGGCCTACATCCCCGGTGAGGGTCACAACCTGCAGGAGCACTCGATGGTGCTCGTTCGCGGTGGTCGAGTGAAGGACCTCCCGGGTGTGCGCTACAAGATCATTCGCGGTTCGCTCGACACCCAGGGTGTGAAGAACCGCAAGCAGGCTCGCAGCAAGTACGGCGCCAAGAAGGAGAAGAGCTGA
- the rpsG gene encoding 30S ribosomal protein S7: MPRKGPAPKRPLINDPVYGSPLVTQLVNKILMDGKKSTSERIVYAALEQAREKTGTDPVVTLKRALDNVKPALEVKPRRVGGATYQVPIEVRPGRANTLALRWLVTYSRARREKTMVERLANELLDASNGLGASVKRREDTHKMAESNRAFAHYRW, translated from the coding sequence ATGCCACGCAAGGGCCCCGCACCCAAGCGTCCGCTGATCAACGATCCGGTTTACGGGTCCCCGCTGGTTACTCAGCTGGTCAACAAGATCCTGATGGACGGCAAGAAGTCGACTTCCGAGCGCATCGTCTACGCCGCGCTCGAGCAGGCACGCGAGAAGACCGGCACCGATCCGGTCGTCACCCTCAAGCGCGCGCTCGACAACGTCAAGCCCGCCCTCGAGGTGAAGCCCCGCCGCGTCGGTGGCGCCACCTACCAGGTGCCGATCGAGGTCCGTCCGGGCCGCGCCAACACCCTGGCGCTGCGCTGGCTGGTCACCTACTCCCGTGCCCGTCGTGAGAAGACCATGGTCGAGCGTCTGGCCAATGAGCTCCTCGACGCCAGCAACGGCCTGGGCGCTTCGGTGAAGCGTCGCGAGGACACCCACAAGATGGCTGAGTCCAACCGGGCGTTCGCGCACTACCGCTGGTGA
- a CDS encoding SPW repeat protein gives MFTESRTQDAVAVVLGAYTALSSLWVAHSDRAMWTLIVLGVLIALTGLGHLANALTGTAQYAMVVLGALLFISPWVMNFHDYTGASWTAWVAGALTAVIGLAAVPAVSGRLHTVTHH, from the coding sequence ATGTTCACCGAGAGCCGCACCCAGGATGCGGTGGCCGTCGTACTCGGCGCGTACACCGCTCTGTCTTCCCTCTGGGTTGCCCATAGTGACCGCGCCATGTGGACCCTGATCGTGCTCGGCGTACTCATCGCCCTCACCGGTCTCGGCCATCTCGCCAACGCCCTCACCGGCACCGCTCAGTACGCGATGGTCGTACTCGGTGCGCTGCTGTTCATCTCCCCGTGGGTGATGAATTTCCATGACTACACCGGCGCCTCGTGGACCGCGTGGGTGGCCGGTGCGCTGACCGCGGTGATCGGACTCGCGGCAGTGCCGGCGGTGTCGGGTCGGCTGCATACGGTGACACATCACTGA
- a CDS encoding TetR/AcrR family transcriptional regulator, with amino-acid sequence MHRPGAGRRRTRRLDGDARQLILDAAEKLFAAQGFDATPTAAIAAGADVPKGLVFYYFPTKDAILSALMAERVPAAPIDDIESVVAPGDPVKSLVNLDAALNLRDNHSSVLRVIMWREADTHPDVRKQLRRMRDQLLDVTARVLQASAPGPVQPGTLRACAAAWVSAMFAIASTDRLHALDGVPIPTGDEIFHVAQVVAAGMTQLG; translated from the coding sequence ATGCATCGACCCGGAGCGGGGCGTCGCCGGACCCGGAGACTCGACGGCGACGCCCGTCAGCTCATTCTCGATGCCGCGGAGAAACTGTTCGCGGCACAGGGATTCGACGCGACCCCGACGGCTGCCATTGCCGCCGGGGCCGACGTCCCCAAAGGCCTTGTCTTCTACTACTTTCCGACCAAGGATGCGATTCTGTCGGCGCTCATGGCCGAACGCGTCCCCGCCGCTCCCATCGATGACATCGAATCCGTTGTCGCCCCTGGTGATCCGGTGAAGAGTCTGGTGAATCTGGATGCCGCGCTGAACCTGCGCGACAATCATTCCTCGGTATTGCGCGTGATCATGTGGCGTGAGGCCGATACCCATCCCGATGTGCGTAAACAGTTGCGCCGCATGCGTGATCAGCTGCTGGATGTGACCGCGCGGGTGCTGCAGGCCAGCGCGCCGGGTCCGGTGCAGCCGGGCACGCTGCGCGCCTGTGCGGCCGCCTGGGTTTCGGCCATGTTCGCCATTGCCAGCACCGATCGGCTGCACGCCCTCGACGGTGTGCCGATCCCGACCGGCGATGAGATCTTCCATGTGGCGCAGGTGGTCGCGGCGGGTATGACACAGCTGGGCTGA
- a CDS encoding NAD(P)/FAD-dependent oxidoreductase: protein MSHSVEHVLIVGAGLAGLRTAEELRHAGYDGELTLLGDEDRAPYDRPPLSKQFVRGELDDTALRPAEFFQEMRIDLRLGVAATGVDTDARQVTLSDGSTLGYDRLIIATGLRPRRIPSFPQARGVHVLRTHDDAAGLREHLDTAQRAVVIGAGFIGCELTASFRARGVDVVLVEPQPTPLAAALGEQIGALVARMHREEGVDVRCGVGVEALLTTHDAANDGPAQADTTGSSALEEAAVRGVRLSDGSVVEADLVVVGVGSAPVTEWLAESGIPLAAPSDGGGVLTDEVGRTGVDDVWAVGDVAAWRLGSGRNRRVEHWTNAGEQAKTLAHALLGVDHPAAVHVPYVWSDQYNVKIQVLGSPALADEVRIIEDQGRKFLAHLFRAGTLVAVVGAGMTGKVMKMRAQLAGAQPVS from the coding sequence ATGTCGCACTCGGTAGAACACGTTCTAATTGTCGGCGCGGGACTGGCCGGCCTGAGAACCGCCGAGGAGCTGCGACACGCAGGTTACGACGGGGAACTGACCCTCCTCGGCGACGAAGACCGCGCACCCTACGACCGCCCGCCGCTGTCCAAACAGTTCGTCCGCGGCGAGCTGGACGACACCGCCCTGCGGCCCGCCGAATTCTTCCAGGAAATGCGCATCGACCTGCGGCTCGGCGTGGCCGCCACCGGCGTCGACACCGACGCCCGGCAGGTGACGCTCAGCGATGGCAGCACCCTCGGCTACGACCGGCTCATCATCGCCACCGGGCTGCGGCCCCGGCGCATTCCCAGCTTCCCGCAGGCCCGTGGCGTCCACGTGCTGCGCACCCATGACGACGCCGCCGGACTGCGCGAGCACCTCGATACCGCACAGCGCGCCGTGGTCATCGGGGCCGGATTCATCGGCTGCGAACTCACCGCAAGCTTCCGCGCGCGCGGCGTGGACGTCGTCCTCGTCGAACCGCAGCCCACTCCCCTGGCCGCCGCCCTCGGCGAACAGATCGGTGCGCTGGTGGCGCGCATGCACCGCGAGGAAGGCGTCGACGTGCGCTGCGGGGTCGGCGTCGAGGCGCTGCTCACCACCCACGATGCCGCGAATGATGGTCCGGCTCAGGCGGATACCACCGGAAGCAGCGCGCTCGAGGAGGCGGCCGTACGGGGCGTCCGGCTGAGCGACGGCAGCGTTGTCGAGGCCGACCTGGTGGTGGTCGGCGTCGGCTCGGCGCCGGTCACCGAGTGGCTCGCCGAATCCGGCATCCCACTGGCAGCGCCGTCGGACGGCGGCGGGGTGCTCACCGACGAGGTCGGCCGCACCGGTGTGGACGACGTCTGGGCGGTCGGCGATGTGGCCGCCTGGCGGCTCGGTAGCGGCCGCAACAGGCGGGTCGAGCACTGGACCAATGCGGGCGAGCAGGCGAAAACGCTCGCCCATGCCCTGCTCGGCGTGGATCATCCTGCGGCCGTGCATGTTCCGTACGTGTGGAGCGATCAGTACAACGTGAAGATCCAGGTGCTCGGCAGCCCGGCTCTCGCGGACGAGGTCCGGATCATCGAGGATCAGGGGCGTAAGTTCCTCGCCCACCTGTTCCGAGCGGGAACCCTGGTCGCGGTTGTCGGCGCCGGTATGACCGGCAAGGTGATGAAGATGCGCGCACAGCTCGCCGGAGCCCAGCCGGTCTCCTGA
- the tuf gene encoding elongation factor Tu, whose protein sequence is MAKAKFERTKPHVNIGTIGHVDHGKTTLTAAITKVLADKYPTLNAAFAFDQIDKAPEEKARGITINISHVEYQTEKRHYAHVDAPGHADYIKNMITGAAQMDGAILVVAATDGPMPQTREHVLLARQVGVPYILVALNKSDMVDDEEILELVEMEVRELLAAQEFDEDAPVIRVSGLKALEGDPKWTESIVELMNAVDESIPEPVRETEKPFLMPIEDVFTITGRGTVVTGRIERGIVNVNEEVEIVGIKDKTTKTTITGIEMFRKLLDNGQAGDNVGLLVRGIKREDVERGQVVVKPGTTTPHTEFEGQAYILSKDEGGRHTPFFNNYRPQFYFRTTDVTGVVTLPEGTEMVMPGDNTEMSVKLIQPVAMEEGLRFAIREGGRTVGAGRVTKIIK, encoded by the coding sequence GTGGCGAAGGCGAAGTTCGAGCGGACGAAGCCCCACGTCAACATCGGCACCATTGGTCACGTCGACCATGGCAAGACCACGCTGACGGCAGCGATCACCAAGGTGCTGGCTGACAAGTACCCGACGCTGAACGCGGCGTTCGCGTTCGACCAGATCGACAAGGCGCCGGAGGAGAAGGCTCGTGGTATCACGATCAACATCTCCCATGTCGAGTACCAGACCGAGAAGCGCCACTACGCCCACGTAGACGCCCCCGGCCACGCCGACTACATCAAGAACATGATCACCGGTGCTGCGCAGATGGACGGCGCGATCCTGGTCGTGGCCGCCACTGACGGCCCGATGCCGCAGACTCGCGAGCACGTGCTGCTCGCCCGTCAGGTCGGCGTGCCCTACATCCTGGTCGCGCTGAACAAGTCGGACATGGTCGACGACGAGGAAATCCTCGAGCTCGTCGAGATGGAGGTCCGCGAACTGCTGGCCGCTCAGGAATTCGACGAGGATGCCCCGGTTATCCGCGTCTCCGGCCTGAAGGCGCTCGAGGGCGACCCGAAGTGGACCGAGTCCATCGTCGAGCTCATGAACGCGGTCGACGAGTCGATCCCGGAGCCGGTTCGTGAGACCGAGAAGCCGTTCCTCATGCCGATCGAGGACGTCTTCACGATCACCGGTCGTGGCACCGTCGTCACCGGTCGTATCGAGCGTGGCATCGTGAATGTCAACGAAGAGGTCGAGATCGTCGGCATCAAGGACAAGACGACCAAGACCACGATCACCGGCATCGAGATGTTCCGCAAGCTGCTCGACAACGGCCAGGCGGGCGACAACGTCGGTCTGCTGGTTCGTGGCATCAAGCGTGAAGATGTCGAGCGCGGCCAGGTCGTCGTGAAGCCGGGCACCACGACTCCCCACACGGAGTTCGAGGGCCAGGCCTACATCCTGTCGAAGGACGAGGGCGGCCGCCACACCCCGTTCTTCAACAACTACCGCCCGCAGTTCTACTTCCGCACCACGGACGTGACCGGCGTCGTTACCCTCCCCGAGGGCACCGAGATGGTCATGCCCGGCGACAACACCGAGATGAGCGTCAAGCTCATCCAGCCGGTCGCCATGGAAGAGGGCCTGCGTTTCGCGATCCGTGAGGGTGGCCGCACCGTCGGTGCCGGTCGCGTCACCAAGATCATCAAGTGA
- a CDS encoding transglycosylase SLT domain-containing protein: protein MRKLFPLAILAALAVVPVQAAAEVPGVPPELQQPAEQAQQYAENLPQPQQDAVRQFVQTLPAPYSDLLPPVFENNLDGWIKNALYVMGQHGIPGDYDSIFRNIQRESGGNPQAINLYDSNAAAGIPSKGLLQVIDPTFQAYHVDGTSWDIYDPVANISAACNYAAHRYGTIANVFSAY, encoded by the coding sequence TTGCGAAAACTGTTTCCCCTCGCCATCCTCGCCGCCCTCGCGGTAGTGCCCGTCCAGGCCGCCGCGGAGGTGCCCGGTGTGCCGCCGGAGCTGCAGCAGCCCGCTGAGCAGGCCCAGCAGTACGCCGAGAATCTGCCGCAGCCGCAGCAGGACGCGGTCCGCCAGTTCGTCCAGACGCTGCCCGCGCCGTATTCGGACCTCCTGCCGCCGGTCTTCGAGAACAACCTGGACGGCTGGATCAAGAACGCCCTGTACGTCATGGGTCAGCACGGCATCCCCGGCGACTACGACAGCATCTTCCGCAATATCCAGCGGGAGTCCGGCGGTAACCCGCAGGCGATCAACCTCTACGACTCCAATGCCGCCGCCGGTATCCCGTCCAAGGGTCTGCTGCAGGTCATCGATCCGACATTCCAGGCGTACCACGTCGACGGCACGTCCTGGGATATCTACGATCCGGTCGCGAACATCTCGGCCGCCTGCAACTACGCCGCTCACCGCTACGGCACCATCGCGAACGTCTTCTCGGCCTACTGA
- a CDS encoding DNA alkylation repair protein, translating to MGELTAAAVRAELGKVADAADAVHLQRFFKTGPGEYGAGDVFIGVRVPKMRAVVKGFAGLPLSEIDVLLDSAVHEHRLAGLVILNGEMARAMRKRGADIALQQQIVELYLAAVRRGRVNNWDLVDASAEFIVGPWLLERPRALLFELAEQESLWQRRVALLSSFAFIKSGDAGTTIELCERLLADKRDLIQKAVGWMLREIGKRVDRAILTDFLDAHAAAMGRTALSYATEHLTAEQRAHYRSLR from the coding sequence ATGGGTGAATTGACGGCGGCGGCGGTGCGGGCCGAATTGGGGAAGGTCGCCGATGCCGCGGATGCGGTGCACCTGCAGCGCTTTTTCAAGACCGGGCCGGGGGAGTACGGGGCCGGGGATGTATTCATCGGGGTGCGGGTGCCGAAGATGCGGGCGGTGGTGAAGGGGTTCGCCGGGTTGCCGCTTTCGGAGATCGATGTGTTGCTCGACAGTGCGGTGCATGAGCATCGGCTGGCGGGATTGGTGATTTTGAATGGGGAGATGGCGCGGGCCATGCGCAAGCGGGGTGCGGATATCGCTCTGCAGCAGCAGATCGTCGAGTTGTATCTGGCCGCGGTGCGGCGGGGGCGCGTGAACAACTGGGACCTGGTGGACGCCTCGGCGGAGTTCATTGTGGGGCCGTGGTTGCTGGAGCGTCCGCGCGCGTTGCTATTCGAGTTGGCGGAGCAGGAATCGCTGTGGCAGCGACGGGTGGCGCTGCTGTCGAGTTTCGCATTCATCAAGTCCGGTGATGCCGGGACGACGATCGAGTTGTGTGAGCGGTTGCTCGCGGATAAGCGCGATCTGATTCAGAAGGCCGTCGGCTGGATGCTGCGCGAGATCGGCAAGCGTGTGGATCGGGCGATTCTCACCGATTTTCTCGATGCGCATGCGGCCGCGATGGGCCGGACAGCTTTGAGCTACGCCACAGAACACCTCACGGCGGAGCAGCGGGCGCACTATAGATCTCTGCGCTGA
- a CDS encoding DUF3558 domain-containing protein: MRRTHGAALLAALALTTAVAGCGKTVPGTALPAGGTTTDSGGKINTNFDKLLRECDVVSLDDITKTVGDGTYVNPSFNGAVCMWDLEGGTSGSGMITLNWYEEGSLANEKANNDKLHYVTNDITVQGRRSLETHRPNDPDSCGVSAPAADTGIVGWWLNYRAGSNHPDPCDAARKLVELTLNLSR, translated from the coding sequence ATGCGGCGGACCCACGGCGCGGCGCTGCTCGCGGCACTCGCACTGACCACCGCCGTCGCCGGCTGCGGCAAGACTGTCCCCGGCACCGCGCTGCCCGCGGGCGGCACCACCACCGACAGCGGCGGCAAGATCAATACCAATTTCGACAAGCTGCTGCGCGAATGCGATGTGGTCTCGCTCGACGACATCACCAAGACCGTCGGCGACGGCACCTACGTGAACCCGTCCTTCAACGGCGCGGTCTGCATGTGGGATCTGGAGGGCGGCACCTCCGGCAGCGGCATGATCACGCTCAACTGGTACGAAGAGGGTTCGCTCGCGAATGAGAAGGCCAATAACGACAAACTGCACTACGTGACCAACGACATAACCGTGCAGGGTCGCCGCTCACTCGAAACGCATCGCCCCAACGACCCCGACTCGTGCGGCGTGAGCGCACCCGCCGCCGACACGGGGATTGTCGGCTGGTGGCTCAACTATCGAGCCGGCTCCAACCACCCGGATCCGTGCGATGCGGCCCGCAAGCTGGTGGAGTTGACGCTCAATCTGTCTCGATAA
- a CDS encoding lipase family protein: MRAKWLPRIIGYCGVLTVGLVIAAVAPAASAEPIYPVADPDPFYAQPADMANHSPGDVLDSRVMPPLPYFPDTTVTMIKFRSTSSEGAPIAAVTTVLTPREHRPDGPVLSYQHIINGLGAQCAVSRVLYTTDPNLFVKESVALNVALRRGWSVALPDHLGPNVAYGAAKLGGQITLDGIRAVQRLPELQAANSPVAMAGYSGGGMATAWAAAMASSYAPELHIAGAAEGGVPMSLLKMVNSLGMQSHPAFGLAMAAAIGLEREYPDRLPISTQMNQRGLAARNAMANGCTNEIMAVGAGHSAGEFAASTSMIDDPAVRGVLEENSLELYDGIPNMPVFEWHSPSDPLIPVDAIVNTDHRYCAAGVTLDMDMNGSPEHLSAAVLGMPSALAWLDARLRGEPAPTNCR, from the coding sequence ATGAGGGCCAAATGGTTGCCACGCATAATCGGCTACTGCGGTGTGCTCACCGTGGGGCTGGTGATCGCGGCCGTCGCCCCGGCGGCTTCGGCGGAGCCCATCTATCCCGTCGCGGATCCGGACCCGTTCTATGCGCAGCCCGCGGATATGGCGAATCACAGTCCCGGCGATGTGCTGGATTCGCGGGTCATGCCGCCGCTGCCGTACTTCCCGGACACCACCGTCACCATGATCAAGTTCCGCTCCACGAGTTCGGAGGGCGCGCCGATCGCCGCCGTCACCACGGTGCTGACGCCGCGTGAGCATCGCCCGGACGGCCCGGTGCTGTCCTATCAGCACATCATCAACGGTCTGGGCGCCCAGTGCGCGGTATCGCGGGTGCTGTATACGACGGACCCCAATCTCTTCGTGAAGGAATCCGTCGCCCTGAATGTGGCGCTGCGGCGCGGCTGGTCGGTGGCCCTGCCCGACCACCTGGGCCCGAATGTCGCCTACGGTGCCGCCAAATTGGGTGGTCAGATCACCCTGGACGGTATTCGCGCGGTGCAGCGGCTGCCCGAACTGCAGGCGGCGAACAGCCCGGTGGCAATGGCCGGATATTCCGGCGGCGGGATGGCGACGGCCTGGGCGGCGGCCATGGCGTCGAGCTACGCACCCGAATTGCACATTGCCGGTGCGGCCGAGGGCGGTGTCCCGATGAGCCTGCTGAAGATGGTGAATTCGCTTGGCATGCAATCGCATCCGGCGTTCGGCCTGGCGATGGCGGCGGCGATCGGCCTGGAGCGGGAGTATCCGGATCGGCTGCCGATCAGTACGCAGATGAATCAGCGGGGCCTGGCGGCGCGCAATGCCATGGCCAATGGCTGCACCAATGAGATCATGGCCGTCGGTGCGGGTCACAGCGCCGGCGAATTCGCCGCCAGCACATCGATGATCGACGATCCGGCGGTGCGGGGCGTGCTGGAGGAGAACAGCCTCGAGCTCTACGACGGCATACCGAATATGCCGGTGTTCGAATGGCATTCGCCCAGTGATCCGCTGATCCCGGTGGATGCCATCGTCAATACCGATCACCGCTACTGCGCGGCCGGTGTGACACTGGATATGGATATGAACGGATCGCCGGAACACCTGTCCGCCGCGGTGCTCGGTATGCCGTCCGCCCTGGCCTGGCTGGATGCCCGTTTGCGCGGTGAACCGGCCCCGACGAACTGCCGATAA